The sequence ATCCCTCTCCTCACCTGCCTTCTGGGAGACTTCTGGAAGACTTCCGGAAGATTGAGCCTCACTGGTGCCAGGAAGCCAAAGCTTACTTTGTAGAACTGACACTAAACTACCGAAGGACCTAGGTGCTTTGTGTACTTAACCCCAGAACCCTCCTTACTTTTTAAGATAAAGAGTGATATTGTATTTTGTGTCACGCGTGCTAGATTGTTTTTGCCCCGCCCCTGCCAGGAGGTGGTGCTGGGGCGAAGCCTGGCgggcagcccccccccacccccgtcctcccctccctcccggggCGGGACCCAGGCTGCGGGCAGCCGAgcgctgggggcggggcccgCCTGCCGGAAATCCCGCCCCAGAAGCAGCGCCGCCGTAATTATGGCGGCGCCCGGGCGGCGGTGGCCGGTGCGGCTGCTCCTTACGCTGCGGCCGCTGCCCGTGCACCGGTCCTTGCACGCCGCGGCCCCGCCGCGGGACGTGCTGCTCTTCGAGCACGAACGGGGCCGCTTCTTCGCGGTCCTCGGGCTGTTCTGCGCGGGCCAGGGCGTCTTCTGGGCCTCCCTGGCCGTGGCAGCTTTGGCCCGACCCCCGGCCCGGGCGCTGTCTCCAGACGCGGAGTTCCCGGACCGCGGCCGCTCGGACCTGCGCTCCACGCTCTGGCGCTACGGCCTGGCGCTCGGCTGCGGCGCCATCGGTAAGGCGTGGGCTGGCTTCCCACCTTGGGGACGTGGGGTGGCTGGGCACGACCTTCCCTGCTCCGACAAGGACAGTGAGGGACTTCACCGACCCTCCGAGGCGGGCAGTACTGGAGGTGGGAGGGCCTTGAGCCAAGCTC is a genomic window of Acinonyx jubatus isolate Ajub_Pintada_27869175 chromosome D1, VMU_Ajub_asm_v1.0, whole genome shotgun sequence containing:
- the TMEM223 gene encoding transmembrane protein 223; this encodes MAAPGRRWPVRLLLTLRPLPVHRSLHAAAPPRDVLLFEHERGRFFAVLGLFCAGQGVFWASLAVAALARPPARALSPDAEFPDRGRSDLRSTLWRYGLALGCGAIGTLVLGAGLLFSLRSVRSVMLLAGGKQVTLTTHAPFGLGAHFTVPLNHVSCMAHRGEVPAMLPLKIKGRRFYFLLDKAGHFPNTKLFDNTVGAYRSL